CGCCATAGGCGGGAATTCCCCTCGCTTCCATTTCCTCCACCACCCGTTGCGTCAGCGCCTGGTTGGCAATGCAGATCACGGCCTCGGCACCAACGGCGTGAACCGCGCCATAGGCCAATTGCACCAGGTCGGGCTTGCCCCGCACGTCGGTATCCCAGATGACGGCCGTGGGCTGGGCTTGCAGAATTTCGTCAACCAGTTCATCCCCATAGGTTTTCCTCGGGCTACGGGTGGACCAGATCAACTGGATCGGCACCTGGGCTGCCAGCAAATGCGGCATCACCGGGCCGATCCCGCTGCCAGTGGCGATGTACACCACGGACTTAAACAGCGTTTCGATATTCGCCACACCCGCGGTGGTGATCCCCTTGACCCATACATGGGAAGGCATCTGCTCGATGTAACGTCCCGTCCAGTCACCGGCACGCGAAACAATCAAGCGAAAACCCGGCTGTCCTGGTGTGGGGATGTTGGCGAACGAATGCCACTCCAGCAGCGGCTGCAGGCTAAGGGCGGTGGATGATCCGGGAAACGGCCTGGTATGCGCTAACGTGGTGATCACCGCATGCCTGGACGGGCGCAGGTGTTCGACGGGGACTTTGCGCAAGCGTAACCAGGGCAAAGCGATGCTCAGTGTCAGCAACAGCATCATCCAGAATGAGCCAGCCTGCATCAGGCCGTGGAGCAACCCACCCTGCGGGTCGCCTTGCGCCACAGACATCAGGGTCAGCGCCCAGAACAGCAACAGCGCCGCCCAGCCGGCAAACCGGTGCACACGCTCGAAACCATTATGAAAGCGCCCACGAATCCAGGGCTGGGCCATGATCACCATCAACAGCAGCAGGCCCAGCAGCGCACTGCTGACCAATAGCCAAGCAAATGAAACACTCGAGGGCTGCTGCCAGTAACGCCCGCCCTGAAGTGCAACCATGACCGCGAACCACCCGGTCGCCGCCAGCGCTGCGCCACTGTGCAGCCCGCCCAGGTGATAGACCTTGGCCGCCCTGCGGCGGATCCATAACGGCCAACCCGCCGGTACCCGTGTGGCCAGCCAAAACAGCAGATTGATCACGTACTGCTGGCGGATCAGGATCGCCAGGGACAGGTTGATCAACACCATTGTCGACAGCGTCTGGACCTCAACAGCCGGCCGGGCCAGGCCAAACACCGCAAACAACCCATTGGCAGCGAGCACCATCACTACCAGGCAGTTGTACTGGGAGAACATCGGCAATGAAGACCAGCGTCGCCACACCACAGGTTTGCGGGGCACCACGGTTTTTGTCAGCGCATCAATCATCAGCGGCCCCACACTGCGCAAGCGCAAGCGGCGCCACGCAACGGTCACGGGCCAATTGCAGGAGCAGTGCCTTATCGATCTTGCCCCGGGAAGTGAGTGCAAACCGCTCCACGGCGAAGATCTGCGACGGCACGCAGTAATAGGGCAAGCGTTGCTCACACTGCCGCCTTGCTGCCTCGATGTCCGCACTGGCCGGGGTTACGAAAGCCACCAGGGTTCTGCTGTCGAGCTTCAGCGTAACGGCCCGGGCGCACGCGTCGCACGACTCCAGCGCCGTCGAGACCGCATCCAACTCAACACGAAACCCACGCACCTTTACCTGGTCGTCGACACGCCCCCGGTGTTCAAGCTGGCCATCGGCGGTCCAGCACCCCAGGTCACGGGTGCGAAACATCATCGCGCCTGCCCCCATGAACGGGTCCGGGCGGTAGCGCTCGGCCGTCAGTTCGGGATTATTCAGGTAGCCCGCGCTCACACCGGCACCGCCGGCCCACATTTCGCCGACCTCACCCATCCGGCAGGGGCGGCCCTGCTCGTCCAGGATATAGACGGTGTTGTTGGGGGTCGGCGTGCCAATGGTCAACAGCCGGCCCGGGGTATGGCGGTGCAAGGTATTGACGATGGTGGTTTCGGTAGGACCGCAACCGTTATAGAAGCGGCAGTGGGAACTCCAGGTATCCGCCAAAGCCTGGGAGCAAGGCTCTCCGGCCACGGCGACCACTTCCAGCGCGGGGCACTCCCGCGGATCAAGGGTGGCAAGGATCGACGGTGTGGCGATCAATACCTGGCACTCGCGGGCCGTCTGGCGAATGTCCTTGCCGCGAATCAATAACGTCGCGCCGTGTGCCAGGCAGCCGAGGATTTCCCAGGCTGCCATGTCGAATCCGATGTTGAGAATCTGCCCCACCTTCATGCCTGGTGCCATGCCCAATCGGCCGGGTTCGGTGAGCGCGATGTTGCACACATTACGATGGCTGATTTGTACGCCGTTGGGTCGTCCCGTGGTGCCTGAGGTAAAAAGCACAAAGCACAGGTCGTCGGGCTCAGGCGCGATAAACGCCCTGTCATTGGCCTCGCCCACGTGCGGTGTCTCGTCAAGGAATTCGTCCAGGCACAGGCAACGGTGCTCCGGCGCCAGCGGGACGCGGGCTCTCCACGCAGACAAGGTCAGTACCACGGGGCTCGACAACGACTCAAGGATCATCGCCAATTGCACCGGCGGCGCGATTCTGACGTCCTGCGGCACATAAGCCGCCCCCACTTTCAAAACGGCCAGCAGGCCCACCAGCATCGGAATCGAACGCTCGACAAACAACGCCACGGTGTCGCCACGCCTGACGCCCAGCTCGACCAAATGCACCGCCAGCCGATTGGCCTGGCGGTTCAACTGCTCATAACTGATGTGCTGGCCGGCCCATTTGGCGGCCGTGGCCTGGGGTGTCAAGGCCGCGTGAGCCTCGATGGCGTGGTGTACCAGCGTGTAGGCCGGCCGCGCCGAAGGCCCTGTGCCCCACTGCTCGAAAAGATCACGTTGCCTGTCAGGCAAATGGGCAAGTCCTTGCCGGGAAAAGCATCTTGTTTGTGTTGTTAATGACTTCATGCATCCACCCTCTGCTGTCCACTGCCCGGCGATGGCCTTGCAGGTACGAGGGTTGATTGAGGGGCACGCGAGTCATTACACACCGCCGAGTGATGCAGATATTACTGATACCCAATCGTCCAGTTTCTTTCTTTCATTAATGGAATAACCTACAACGACCGGCGTCTTCCTAAGCACAGCCCAGTGCCAATGATGAGAAGCCGCAGGACACCCCATGCACGAACTTGACGAACAGTTACGTGAACTCATCCCCAGGTTGCGGCGATTTGCTGTGTCGTTGACGCGTAACAGCAGCAGCGCCGACGACCTTGTACAGGCCAGCCTTGAACGCGCGATCATCAGTTGGGCTGACAAACGCCTTGAAGGCGACTTGCGCGCCTGGCTGTTCTCGATCCTCTACCGGCAGTTTCTCGACGCCCATCGGCGTTCCCGGCGTTACACGCGCATGTTGGAGTTTTTCACTGGCCGCGATGATTCGCAGCCATCGGTCGAACGCACCGTCATCGCACAATCGACCCTGCAGGCCTTCGACAAATTGAACACCGAACAACGCGCGCTGCTGCTGTGGGTGTCGGTGGAAGGCTTGAGTTACAAAGAAGTCGCCGACATCCTTGAGGTGCCGGTGGGCACCGTGATGTCTCGCCTGTCACGTGCGCGCCAGGCCCTGCGCCAGGTAAGCGACGGCGAAATCACCAGCCCTGCCCTGCGGATACTCAAATGATCAGCCTGCCCCCCAGCGAACGCGATTTGCATGCCTACGTCGATCACCAGCTTCTGGACGTCGACCGCCGCCAGCTCGACACCTGGCTGGCGGCCCACCCGGAGGTCGCCGCCCAGGTGCACGCCTGGCAACAGGATGCGCAGCACCTAAGAGCGTCCTTGAGCGGCGTGCTGCAACAGCCGGCCAACCCCGAGCTGGACCCGACCTTGATCCGTCAACGCATCAAGCGCCAATCACGCCGTCACCTCGCAAGCGCCGCCGTGCTGTTGGTCGCCGTCAGTGTTGGCGGCCTTGGCGGCTGGCACGCCCGGCAAGCGACGCTTGCCGGGGCTGTGCTGCCGATGGCCGACGCCATGCAGGCCTACCGTCTGTTTGCCCAGGACGGCATCCTGCCCGCCGATTACCGCGTACAAGGCGACGGCGACATGCAAGGCTGGCTCGACCGTTACTTCAACCAGGCCTACCGCCTGCCGGACCTGAGCCAGGCCGGGTTCAAGGCGGTCAGCGGGCGCCTGTTGAGCACCGAACAAGGCGCAGCGGCCATGGTGCTGTATGAAGACCCGCAAGGGCGGCGCATCAGTTTCTACATTCGCCCGCCGGGCCCGGAAAACAAACTTCTGCCCCGCGGCAGCCGCAGCGCCGACGGGCTGCAGGCCGAGTACTGGTCGGGCGCGGGCTATAACTATGCGATGGTCAGCCCGCAAGACCCATCCACCACACACATGCTCAAGCAGACGATGCGGTTCTAAAAGCCAACATCCAGCACCACGTTATCCAGGTAGGTGCCTGCCGGTGGCGTGGCCTGGTTGGTATAGATCGCCGCGTTGAAGTTGAACACCTGGCTGCCGGTGCCCAGGCCATTTCCGGGGTTCACTTCAGCCGTGGAGCTGGCGCGCCGCGCGGTGCTCACACTGCCCCAGCGCGTGGTGGTGGCGCTTTTGAAAATATCGTAATTGAGGAAGTTGCTCCCCGAGATCATCCGCCGCTGCCCACCCACGCTCACCGGGTTCTGGCCGTCGCTGATGCCCACGGTGTAGGCGCTGCCCTTGGTGCAGGCAATGCTGGCTTGCCCGGTCACGGGGGCAAAACCGCTGATCACCGGGGCGCTGCCAAAGGCGATATTCGGTGCGGTGATGGTGCAGTCGTTAGCCACCGTCACGCTGACGGTCAGGGTGGTGGTGCCGCTGCTGATGTCCCGCCCCAAACAAATGCCGCCAATGCCAATACCCGAGCAATAGTTCCAGTTCCAGAAAATACTCAAGGTCTCGCTATAGGTGCCTGCTGCCACGTTACTGCCGATAGTCGTGCTCATGTAAAGCGGCAAGGTTTTGGTGCCCGGCCCGGAAATCAGCCCGGCTGTTTGTGCGATGCCGCCAGGGCCGCCAAAGTCAAATACGGTGCCCCGGGCCATCGGAAAGCTGGTGGTGTTGTTGGCATACACCGTATAGCTGATCACATCACCGCTCGGCCCCACCATGCCGCCTTGCGAGGAGCCGGTGATGGTGGCGTAGAAGTGGTCGGTGGAGGCCAGTAGCGAAATCAGGGCCGAGGTGCAGTTCAAGCCGCCAGAGTTGGTCGAGCTGGTCTGTGCGGTGGTGCGCACACTTATCGAGCTCACCGCCGTGCCAAAGCTTGCAGGTACGGTCGCTCCCACCGAACACAAGGCTTGTGCCTGCTGCACGAAAGCCAGGCTCACCATCACCAGCACTGCAAACACCCATTCCTTGCCCCGCACACCCACACTCCTTATGTCATTGGCAAACCAGCGGCCCGATCAGCGGCACCTGCTCCTCGTTGGTATCCAGGTCGAACGTTGCCTGGCAGGTACGACCCTCACCCAGGGTGACCTGCAAGGTGTTGTGGGCCGCCAGGTTCTCCAGGTACACCAGGCCATCCCACCCCACCACCGCTCGCGCCCCGGTTTGCTCATGGCGTACCTGGCTGCCCAGGGGCAAGTCCTGATGCTGGGCGTCTACCAGAGTGATACTGGCCGCGATCACCCGGCGCACCGGGAACTCCAGCAAGTAGCCGCTGCCGCGACGCACCGCCACGCGCTGTTCGACATTCGGGGTCTGCACGTTGACCGGCAGGTTCAACGGGTCGATTTCGTACTTGCCCCGGTAGTAGGCACTGCTCCACGGCACCAGCAGGTGCCCGTTGCGGTCGGTTTCACCCACCCGCTGGTTTTCGTAGAGCACCGGTACCCCGGCGTACCCGTCGGTGCTCACCACCACGAAGGCATCATTGACCCGGTTGGCCGCGAACACTTGGTTGTCCATCCACACCAACGAGCCGCTGGCGTCCGCCCAACGGGTCTCGGCGTCACTGCTGCCGTAGACGCCTGCCTGCAACTGCACCGACTGCATGCGCCAGGTCAGGTCGGCCTGGCGATAGGCTGGCCCGTCGCCACTGGCGTAACCCAGGTTGTAGCCCACCCCGCCCTCGGACGGTACCGAGCGGCTGTAGTTGACGCGCTGGCGGCTCTCGCCAGCCTGGCTGCGCTCATTACTCAGGGCCAGGCTGCCGTAGATGTCGAACGGCACCACTAATTGCGCTTGCACGGCCCAGTTGCTGTCGCCGATCTCGCGGTTAGCCGACAGGTAAAAACTGGTGTTGCGCCACAACTGCTTGCTCCACGTGAGGTTCAACAACCGGGTGCGGGAGTCATCGGCCGCCTGTACATCAAAATAACCGGCGCCGATGCTGCCAAAGTCGTTGAGGTTCAGGCTCAGGGTCACCTGCTCGCTGCGCTTGCTGAGGCTGGCGTAAGGCGTGTCTACCAGGGTCAGGTCGGCGTACTGGTCGCGCCGCTCAACTCGCTGGTAAGACAGGCTGTAGCGCTGGTTGCTGTATTGATAACCGAAGCTCAGTTGCTGGCCACTCTCGTTGCCGAACTGGCTTTGGCTGAGGGCCGTATTGAGCACCCCGTAGTTGCCCAGCCGCACGTTGCCGCCCAGCCCACCCAGGGTCAGGTCGCCCGAGGCCTCGGCGTGGCTTTCCAGGGTGAAGGAGTCCGACACCCCGTAGCGGAACGTGCCGCTGGCCACGCCCGGCCCGTAGCCAAAATCCCGAATGGTGTAGTCCCGCCGCAAATTGCCGGCCGCCACCGAAAAGTCCGACAAGCCTTTTTGCAGCAACGTACTGGTGACGTAGAACGGTACGGTGGTTGAAACCTGCCGGCCCAATGCATCGGTGGTGACCACCACGGCTTCGCCAGCACCGTTGATAAACGGTACGTTGGTCAAGGTGTAGGGGCCCGGCTGCAGGTCGGCACTGCTGGACTTGTACCCGTTGATAAACAGGTCTACCGACGACGGTACCGCCGCCTCGCCGGCAAACTGTGGCAAGGGGTAGGTCACCAGGTCCGGGCGAACACCGAAGTCCCGCGACACTTGCACCCCGCCCAGGCGCACCGAACTGCTCCACGGCAACGCGCCGCTGATCACGTCGCCCGCCTCATACGTCAGCAGGCGTTCATCGTCGGAAAAGCGCCAGGTGGTGTCATAGCGCCGATAGCCGTTGTCCAGGGTGCTGCCGCTGGTTTGACCGCCAAAGGTGGTGCGGTATTGGCCGGTATTGGACAGCGTGCCCCACGTATCGAACAGCCGCACTTCGTTGAAGATACCCAGGTAGGTGCCAGCATCATCCGTGTCATTGAGGTAGGCATCGTAGTTGAGCAGCGCCCCAAAACTGGTGAGTGCCTGGGTGCGCGGGTAGTTATCGCGGTTGCCGATGAACTGCTCCGGCAACCACGCCGGCGGTACCGTCAGCATCAGGCGCTGGCCCTGGCTGTCATAATCGGTATGCAGGCCGGGAACGTGGTCCAGTGCGACCTCGGTGGTGATGTCGGCCGGCAGTTTCATGCCCACGTCCCGTAACGTTGCCGCAGGCAGAAACAGGCCGCCGCCGCGTTGATCAACGGCGACCACGCGGCCAGTGTCCAACTGGTTGACCACCAGTTCCAGGAACAACTGTGCATCGGCTACAGCCTCCATACTGCTGGGGGGCGGCGGCAACGTCGCGGCCACGCCAACCGGCGCAAGCGCCAGGCCAGACAGCCCACCCACCACCCACACCGATCGCCACAGACTACGAGCCCGATCTTGGCTCACCAAGGCATTGTGTCCATCAATGGACATCTCCATCCGTTAAGACCAAGGGCTACTCCATGCCCTATTCCGTTGCGCTACCGTGCGGGTGCGAGATTCTCCAGTTGCGTTGCGCCATTGACTCGCACTTGTAACGGTTGATCGGCCTGCACGCCCTCAGGTACCGGCCAGCGCATGGTTGCGCCCGGCAGCACGTAGCCCAGAAGGCCATCCACCAGTGGCCGGGTTTGCCCACCCTGCTTGAACGCCACATCGGTAAGCCGTGCATGCACGGCGCCCTGGTTGCGCATCTCCACATAGTTGCGCCCGGCCACCGTGACCTTCTTCCAGCTCAGGTCGGGCTTGCCCGCGCCCTTGGGGTCGCGCTGGCGAGTGGCGTCATCCTTGCTCCACAGGCCCGCGCCATACGCAAACAAGGGCACCGAATAACGCATCTGAAAACGGATGGCAGCGGCTGTCTTGCCATCGGCGGCAGGGGTTTCAGGGATCGCGGCAGGAATCTCGTCAATGATGATCCGGTAGGCCAGTTCCTGGCCTGGCGGTATTTCGCGGGTACGGGTCAAGCGCACCAGCTGCTTTTGCCCCGGTTCGATCTTCGCCACCGGCGGGCTGCCAATCACATCACGTTGGTTCTGGTACTGCTCGTCAAACCCGCCCTGGCTCCAGGCAAACACCCGGATTTGCAGGTTCGCGGTCTCTGTACCGCGGTTCTCCAACCACAAGGCGCTGGCCTGTTGGTCGGCCTCCAGCACCGGGTCAATGGGCCAGATCAGCACCGAGCTGGCGGCCTGGGCTTGTCCGGCGCCCAATCCCACCAAACCGATAAAACCCGCGACCCAATACCGCCGGGAAGCTGCAAACATAGATTCCACTCCTTATGCCAATCGCCTTACCAGGACAGCTGCACCTGCAGCACGTCGCTGTACGTCCCCCCAGGCTGATTACCCGGTAATACCACCCGGCCGTAGATCGGCAGGGTTATCGCGTTTGCGTTGCTGTAGGCCACGCTGACGCTCTGGCTGACCCCCAGGCTCTGACTCAGCGCCGCGTCTTGAAACAGTTGATACGCCACTTGGGCGCTGCCGCTATTGAGCTGCATGCGCCGGCCGCTGACGTTGTGCAAGCCGCCATCGACGCTCATGTTCAACGTGACCCCTGGCGTGCATTGCAGCGTTACCCCACTGCTCAACGCCACCGAGACCGTGCTGGTGGCCAGCGCCGAATACGTGCCGAACGCGAGGCTGCCGTAATTCGTCCCGCCGCCCACCACCAGGCATCCCGCGGCTATCGTCGCGCTGACCTGTAACGTCTGGCTGGTGACCGCCAGCAGCGACAACGGCAGACCCCAACCCACCATCACCAAAAGCGTCGTACAGCAGGCACGCCTCATGGTTTTAGAACGTCAACTGGACAGACACCGTGTCGGTGTAGGTGCCGGCCGGCAGTCCCGTCTTGCCCACGGCCTGGCCGTAGATATTCACGGTTTGCGCCAAGCCCGTGCTCGCGCCCACATTGATGGTGCCGTTGATCGCCAGGAGCGTCGAATGCCCGGAGTCGGTGTAGAAGTCATACGGCACGAAATTGGCCACGCCGTCATACAGCGCGCGGGAGCCGCCAGTGGATTGGCCGTCATGGGAGCCTGCACCCACGGTGATCACCGGCGAAGTGCCCGAAGAACACTGGATCGACAACGCGCCACCGCCACCGCCCAGCACTTGGCCGGTCGCCGTGGTGAACTGGCTGTTGGTGGTGCCGAAATTGATCGTACCGAAGTTCAAGCCCGTGGTGCCGGCGGCGCCATTGACCAGGCAGCTGTTGGTAAGGATCAGGGTGGAACTGATCTGCCCCGTGACGGTGGTCGCCGCCTGGGCGCCCGACACCCACGCCAGCGCGATTAATGGGAAAACTGCTTTCGATACAAGTGCATGCATGATGTCCATCCTCATGATTTACCAATCCAGAGTCACCGTCAGGGTGTCTGTGTAGATGCCGGCCGGTAGGGCCCTGGTATTCGCCACCACCGAGCCGAATACCGGGATCGGTACCTGTGCGCCCTTGGTCACGACGAAATTGCGTTGCTGGCCGATGCTGTAAGTGCGCAGGCCCGCGGAATCGGCCGACAGCCGATACGGAATGGTTTGCCGGCCGTTGCTCAGGCGCCGCGTGGTGCCGTCGCCGTGGGCGCCACCGTCGATTGTCACGGTGAAACTGCTCACCACCGAGGGATTGCACGACACCGCCAGGGCCGCCTTGTCGCCGTCACTGATGCCGGCACCCAGGCGGTTGTCCCACGTGGGCCCGTGGCTCCCAAAGTCGAGCAAGGCCGAGCCGCCGTCCGGGCTGACCGGCGCGCTGTCGGTGCCTTTGCTTACCTGGCAACTGGCGGTGATCACCAGCCGTGCATGAATCTGCCCGGCGACCGCCGCCTGGGCGTCATCGGCCAGCAGCAACAGGCCGCCCAGCGCCACGAAGGCCAAGCCGCGGCTTACCATGTCACCGTCACTTTGAGCAGGTCGGAATAACGCCCCACGGCCGGGATGTCCTTGAGCGGCTCGATGCGCCCGTAGAGGGGCAGGTCTACCGTGCCGGAGTCGGGCACGCGGCCACTCACCGGTACGTCCACCGCCAAGGGGATGCGGCGCGCGGCGTCGACATAAATACGATAGGGAATGGGTTTGATCGAAGGCGCCGTGGCGCCCAGGTAACGCACTTCGCCGACGCCGCCATGCAAGCCGCCGTCGACACGCATCTGATACGGCGTATCCGGGTTGCATTCCAGGCGTGGCTGGCGCTGGCTGATCAACGCGGCGCTCAACGGGCCTGCCGGGTCGTCCAGCCGGGAACCACTGCCAAAATCCAGCACGCCGAGTTGCTCGATGCCTGCGTCACGCGTGGTGCCGACCAATTGGCAACCGCGCTGCACGTCGATACGCACCTCCACCTGGAGCTGTGCACCATAAACCGTGTTGCAGAGCATCGCGCTCATGACTGCCAAGACTGCGTGTCCTTTCACTGCCCCAAATCCTTGTACAGGGGTGACTGCTGTGTATGAGGTTAGTCACTCAAGAGGAATCCGCCAGTCAGGTCATGCCGTTTCCAGAGAGCTCGCGGCGTACTTCTCTATTGGTCAAACCGCAATCGGCGCTCTAAAGTGAGCGACCACCGAAACACAGAGTGACAACCATTGGCTGCTTTACCGCCCCTGCTTAAACGGTTGCTGGGTAAACCTGCAGCGCCCGTTGCCGACCCCGGCATCACGGCATTTTTTTTGGGCAAGGCCCGGCAACAGGGCTACACCCTCAGCCCCAGCCAGTTACAGGTCATCGAGACCATGGCCCGGCAAGCCGCACACCTGCTGGCCGGGTGCCCTACCCGCAGCCTGTACCTGTACGGCGCCGTCGGTCGGGGCAAAAGCTGGTTGCTCGATGGTTTTTTCCAGGCACTGCCGCTTGCCGAGAAACAACGCGTGCACTTCCACGATTTTTTCGCCCGGCTGCACCAGGGCATGTTCAGCCATCGCCAGCAGCGCGATGCCCTGGCCGTGACCCTGGATGAGCTGCTCGATGGCTGTCGCGTGCTGTGCTTCGATGAGTTTCATGTCCACGACATCGGCGATGCGATGCTCATCAGCCGCTTGTTCAAGGCGCTGTTCCGGCGTGGCGTGCTGGTATTGGTGACCTCCAACTACCCGCCCGCCGGGTTGTTGCCGAACCCGTTGTACCACCAACGCTTCAAGCCGGTCATCGAGCTGATCAGTGCGCGCATGGACGTGATGGAAGTCAGCGCGCCCCAGGATTATCGTGGCCTGGCCCAGGCCCATGGCGATCAGCGTTTCACCGCTGGGCAGTTCGTCTGGCCGGGTACGCCTGCGCAACGCGAAGCCTTGGGGCTGCGGTCAGCGGGTCACGCCGCTATAAGCCTGGCCGTCGGCGCCCGGCAACTGACCGCCCGCTGGCATCAGGGCCGCTGCATCGCCTTCACCTTCGGCGACCTGTGCGACCAACCGACCGCCGTCATGGACTATTTGCAGCTGTGCCGCGACTACGATCGCTGGGTCATCGACGGTTTGCCCTGCCTGGCAGACAGCCCGATTGCCACCCAGCAACGGTTCATCAACCTGATAGATGTGCTTTACGACCAGGACAAACACTTGGTGCTGATCGGCGAGCAGCCGCTGGAAGAATCCCTCAGCGGCCAGGCAATTGACCTGGCACGCACCGCCAGCCGGCTGGGGCAGTTGCAGAAGATCGGCCCGCAACCCGCTATCATGAGCGCCATTCACGCCCCTATTGCCGAGTGACGCGCTGTTCATGGATACCCTTGCCCAACTCAAGGCCGGCCAATTGGCCGGTATCAAACGCCTGGACCTGCGCTGCGGGCTGACCGAGTTCCCCCGGGAAATCTTCGACCTGGCCGACTCCCTGGAAATCCTCAACCTCACCGGCAATGCCCTCAGCAGCCTGCCGGATGACCTGCACCGCCTGCCGCATTTGCGCGTGCTGTTCTGTTCGGAAAACGCCTTTACCGAATTGCCGGAATGCCTGGGCCAATGCGCGCAGTTGAGCATGATCGGCTTTAAGTCGAACCAGATCAGCCGCGTCCCTGCTGCTGCGTTACCGCCCCTGCTGCGCTGGCTGATC
This genomic window from Pseudomonas sp. Bout1 contains:
- the zapE gene encoding cell division protein ZapE is translated as MAALPPLLKRLLGKPAAPVADPGITAFFLGKARQQGYTLSPSQLQVIETMARQAAHLLAGCPTRSLYLYGAVGRGKSWLLDGFFQALPLAEKQRVHFHDFFARLHQGMFSHRQQRDALAVTLDELLDGCRVLCFDEFHVHDIGDAMLISRLFKALFRRGVLVLVTSNYPPAGLLPNPLYHQRFKPVIELISARMDVMEVSAPQDYRGLAQAHGDQRFTAGQFVWPGTPAQREALGLRSAGHAAISLAVGARQLTARWHQGRCIAFTFGDLCDQPTAVMDYLQLCRDYDRWVIDGLPCLADSPIATQQRFINLIDVLYDQDKHLVLIGEQPLEESLSGQAIDLARTASRLGQLQKIGPQPAIMSAIHAPIAE